A portion of the Saimiri boliviensis isolate mSaiBol1 chromosome 1, mSaiBol1.pri, whole genome shotgun sequence genome contains these proteins:
- the STARD4 gene encoding stAR-related lipid transfer protein 4 gives MEGLSDVASLATKLKNTLIQYHSIEEDKWRVAKKTKDVTVWRKPSEEFNGYLYKAQGVIEDLVNSIIDHIRPGPCRLDWDSLMTSLDILENFEENCCVMRYTTAGQLWNIISPREFVDFSYTVGYKEGLLSCGISLDWDEKRPEFVRGYNHPCGWFCVPLKDNPNQSLLTGYIQTDLRGMIPQSAVDTAMASTLTNFYGDLRKALL, from the exons atggaaggaCTTTCTGATGTTGCTTCTCTTGCAACTAAACTTAAAAACACTCTCATCCAGTACCACAGCATTGAAGAAGATAAGTGGCGAGTTGCTAAGAAAACG aaagatGTAACTGTTTGGAGAAAACCCTCAGAAGAATTTAATGGATATCT CTACAAAGCCCAAGGTGTTATAGAAGACCTTGTCAATAGTATAATAGACCATATACGCCCAGGGCCTTGTCGTTTGGATTGGGACAGCTTGATGACTTCATTGGATATTTTGGAGAACTTTGAAGAG AATTGCTGTGTGATGCGTTACACTACCGCTGGTCAGCTTTGGAATATAATTTCCCCAAGAGAATTTGTTGATTTCTCCTATACTGTGGGCTATAAAGAAGGGCTTTTATCTTGTG GAATAAGTCTTGACTGGGATGAAAAGAGACCAGAATTTGTTCGAGGATACAACCATCCCTGTGGTTGGTTTTGTGTTCCACTTAAGGACAACCCAAACCAGAGTCTTTTGACAGGATATATTCAGACAGATCTGCGTGGGATGATTCCTCAGTCAGCAGTAGACACAGCCATGGCAAGCACTTTAACCAACTTCTATGGTGATTTACGAAAAGCTTTATTATAG